From the Roseibium sp. HPY-6 genome, one window contains:
- the mtnA gene encoding S-methyl-5-thioribose-1-phosphate isomerase, whose amino-acid sequence MKVNGTHYRSLWWDEDKGALQIIDQRWLPHEFRIQQVDTLKDFADAIVEMRVRGAPLIGATAAYGMALAARLDPSDENLQKAWEYLDKTRPTAINLRWALNLCRGHLMPLAVEDRAEAALRLAHEISDEDVDINYNIGQHGLEIIRRIAAGKSSGEPVRILTHCNAGWIATVDWGTATSPMYQAHDNGIPIHVWVDETRPRNQGVLTAWELGSHGIPHTYVTDNAGGHLMQHGLVDIVITGTDRTTRSGDVCNKIGTYLKALAAQANKVPFYVALPSPTIDWSVSDGVAEIPIEERAEQEVTHIQGLTPEGTIGRVQVTPNGTPGGNPAFDVTPNHLVTGLITERGVCKASAEGLAELFPDLARLAKSA is encoded by the coding sequence ATGAAAGTCAACGGGACGCACTATCGCTCGCTCTGGTGGGATGAAGACAAGGGCGCGCTCCAGATAATCGATCAACGCTGGTTGCCCCATGAATTTCGTATTCAGCAGGTTGACACGCTAAAGGATTTTGCCGACGCGATCGTCGAGATGCGCGTGCGCGGAGCGCCGTTGATCGGCGCGACAGCCGCCTATGGCATGGCACTGGCGGCCAGGTTGGACCCGTCAGACGAGAACCTGCAAAAGGCCTGGGAGTATCTGGACAAGACCCGTCCGACCGCGATCAATCTGCGGTGGGCGCTCAATCTTTGCCGTGGGCATCTGATGCCGCTGGCAGTAGAAGACCGCGCGGAAGCTGCCCTGCGTCTTGCGCACGAAATTTCTGATGAAGACGTCGACATCAATTACAACATAGGCCAGCATGGGCTGGAGATCATTCGAAGGATCGCGGCGGGAAAATCGTCGGGCGAACCGGTCCGCATCCTGACGCATTGCAATGCCGGCTGGATTGCCACAGTGGATTGGGGAACCGCCACGAGCCCGATGTATCAGGCCCATGACAACGGCATCCCGATCCATGTCTGGGTCGATGAAACACGGCCGCGTAACCAGGGAGTACTCACTGCCTGGGAACTTGGTAGTCATGGAATTCCGCACACGTATGTTACCGACAATGCGGGCGGACATCTGATGCAGCATGGTCTCGTCGACATCGTCATTACGGGCACGGACCGGACCACACGCAGCGGAGACGTCTGTAACAAGATCGGAACCTATCTGAAGGCACTTGCCGCGCAAGCCAACAAGGTTCCGTTTTACGTTGCTTTGCCGTCGCCCACCATCGATTGGAGTGTGTCTGATGGTGTTGCTGAAATCCCGATTGAAGAACGGGCTGAGCAAGAGGTTACGCACATCCAGGGTCTGACTCCCGAAGGCACAATCGGCCGGGTTCAGGTCACTCCGAACGGCACGCCCGGCGGCAACCCGGCCTTCGACGTGACGCCGAACCATCTCGTCACCGGGCTGATAACCGAACGAGGTGTGTGCAAGGCGAGCGCTGAGGGGTTGGCCGAGCTCTTTCCTGATTTGGCCAGGCTTGCCAAAAGCGCATGA
- a CDS encoding sugar-binding transcriptional regulator, translating to MSPGPSRSLPADGRSGPRSIATRARTQEDAIIEVTWCYYHDGMNQNDIAERLGISRATVVNYLAEARKRDYVRISLDTDVFRNQDLARRIVDRFGLRDALVVPSAPGSNEQSLDRVTRVVADWLPSLLTPGDRLGVAWGETVYRVAEAAPRVAVEGLTVVQLVGSRPAALGFAAETCSATLARRYSAHCVNLHVPLVLSDKNLVEQLKREPVIQAQLEAVATCNKTVFACGTCGGDSHVVHTGLLDKADVDACAEDGAIGVICGRLIDRNGNGLNRDIEDRMIAVTLDQMRNKDMGLLVGSGPDRAAPMLAAIRGGYATHVATCSETAEQLLALAEQEH from the coding sequence ATGAGTCCGGGTCCTTCCAGGTCGTTGCCGGCGGACGGCAGGAGCGGACCCCGCTCCATCGCCACGCGGGCGCGCACCCAGGAGGATGCCATCATTGAGGTGACCTGGTGCTACTATCATGATGGCATGAACCAGAATGATATTGCCGAGCGTCTCGGTATCTCGCGGGCAACGGTTGTCAACTATCTGGCGGAGGCGCGAAAGCGTGACTATGTGCGGATTTCGCTCGACACCGACGTCTTTCGAAATCAGGATCTTGCGCGCCGGATCGTCGACCGGTTTGGTCTTCGCGATGCGTTGGTCGTGCCATCCGCGCCCGGTAGCAATGAGCAGTCTCTTGATCGGGTAACGCGGGTCGTCGCCGACTGGCTGCCCAGTTTGCTGACGCCGGGTGACAGGCTGGGTGTGGCGTGGGGTGAAACAGTCTATCGTGTTGCCGAAGCCGCACCACGTGTCGCTGTCGAGGGCCTGACCGTGGTTCAGCTTGTCGGATCGCGCCCGGCTGCGCTGGGATTTGCAGCCGAGACCTGTTCCGCCACCCTTGCAAGACGCTACAGCGCCCATTGTGTCAATCTGCACGTCCCGCTGGTGTTGTCTGACAAGAACCTTGTCGAGCAGCTGAAACGGGAACCGGTTATCCAGGCGCAGCTGGAAGCTGTTGCGACTTGCAACAAAACGGTTTTCGCCTGTGGTACCTGCGGTGGCGACAGCCATGTGGTGCATACAGGCCTCCTTGACAAAGCCGATGTCGACGCTTGCGCGGAGGATGGTGCGATCGGGGTTATCTGTGGGCGTCTGATCGACCGGAACGGCAATGGCCTCAACCGGGACATCGAAGACCGGATGATTGCGGTCACGCTGGATCAGATGCGCAACAAGGATATGGGTCTGCTGGTTGGGTCCGGCCCGGATCGCGCGGCACCCATGCTTGCGGCCATTCGCGGTGGATATGCCACCCACGTCGCAACCTGTTCTGAAACCGCGGAGCAGCTTCTGGCGCTGGCAGAACAAGAGCACTGA
- a CDS encoding DMT family transporter produces MSALDLCRLAGTVFLAVTLVVIGDTCGKLLTQSDVDPFIVAWSRFAIGALVLWPLARIQWRELAGMKDWRVILRAVFIAGGISSILTALKTEPIANVFGAFFVGPIISYVLAVVFLKERPSTTHTILLAIGFLGVLLVVKPGFGVTTGTLFALLAGTFYGCYLFMTKLLAGAMRPTRLLMSQLLFGTVLLTPLGLTSTFPPNETAVWALLVASALASTAGNYLLVIANRTADASLVAPLVYTQLISATILGVIVFGDWPDPVALLGLALIALSGLGSLAVRRKPDDRATIMRSG; encoded by the coding sequence ATGTCAGCCCTCGATCTGTGCCGCCTGGCCGGCACCGTCTTTCTTGCCGTCACGCTGGTGGTGATCGGCGATACCTGCGGAAAGCTGCTCACGCAGAGCGATGTGGATCCTTTCATCGTCGCCTGGTCACGCTTCGCGATCGGGGCGCTTGTCCTGTGGCCGCTCGCCCGTATCCAGTGGCGGGAACTTGCCGGCATGAAGGATTGGCGCGTGATCCTGCGGGCCGTCTTCATCGCGGGCGGGATCTCATCCATTCTGACGGCACTGAAAACCGAACCGATCGCAAACGTCTTCGGTGCCTTTTTCGTCGGACCGATCATTTCCTATGTCCTGGCAGTCGTCTTCTTGAAGGAACGACCGTCGACCACCCACACCATTTTGCTGGCCATCGGATTTCTGGGTGTGCTGCTGGTCGTCAAACCCGGTTTCGGCGTCACCACAGGCACGCTGTTCGCCCTGCTCGCCGGGACTTTTTATGGCTGTTATCTCTTCATGACAAAGCTGCTTGCCGGTGCCATGCGACCCACACGGCTGCTGATGTCGCAATTGCTGTTCGGCACGGTTTTGCTCACACCTCTCGGCCTCACCTCAACATTTCCACCGAATGAAACGGCCGTGTGGGCACTGCTTGTTGCGAGCGCCCTCGCCTCCACGGCGGGAAACTATCTTCTTGTCATTGCCAACCGGACGGCGGACGCAAGTCTGGTGGCGCCTTTGGTTTATACGCAGCTCATCTCCGCAACCATTTTAGGTGTCATCGTCTTCGGCGACTGGCCGGACCCTGTCGCGCTGCTGGGCTTGGCGCTCATTGCCTTGTCCGGGCTTGGCTCACTAGCTGTGCGCAGAAAGCCTGATGACCGGGCCACGATTATGCGTTCCGGCTGA
- a CDS encoding DUF3616 domain-containing protein, translated as MRLFLVVLLASLMTSPAFADIERLKSKWKVKPDFEKSGAARESISGADCAPDGGWCLAANDEKNYAQFFQIGKDRLDPDKNGVIRLLPKKVDGEKMDEIDAEGVVFVPSGDDNAPSYFYVTGSHGLSRGGDLQPSRYWLFRFPVETGTGKPTFTFDDKEVAPEVERTDLLADTIDANPDLTSYFEGKLDQNGVTIEGISEMDGDMLFGLRSPCLANHAFILRVPGSELFKETPPSSTTEKVELGDNVGVRDLTRVKDGLLILAGRSDDRRGVQDFTCGEDRSPPSPPPSLWFWSGKNGDSAEPFGALPGVDVNASAETLLVLEETQTAYRVLVLFDGEKNGAPVEFLVSK; from the coding sequence ATGCGCTTGTTTCTTGTTGTTCTCCTAGCATCCCTGATGACTTCACCTGCCTTTGCGGACATCGAACGCCTCAAGAGCAAATGGAAGGTCAAACCGGATTTCGAGAAGAGTGGAGCTGCTCGGGAATCGATCAGCGGCGCGGACTGCGCTCCGGACGGCGGATGGTGCCTGGCGGCCAATGATGAGAAGAACTATGCGCAGTTCTTCCAGATCGGGAAGGACAGGCTCGACCCGGACAAGAATGGGGTGATCCGGCTGCTGCCGAAAAAGGTCGACGGCGAGAAGATGGACGAGATTGATGCGGAAGGCGTGGTCTTCGTGCCGTCCGGCGATGACAACGCACCATCCTACTTTTATGTCACCGGCTCACACGGGCTTTCCAGAGGCGGCGATTTGCAACCGTCTCGATACTGGCTGTTTCGATTCCCGGTCGAAACAGGCACCGGCAAGCCGACTTTCACATTCGACGACAAGGAGGTCGCCCCGGAGGTTGAGCGAACAGACCTCCTGGCAGACACGATCGATGCCAATCCCGATCTTACCTCTTATTTCGAAGGGAAACTGGACCAAAATGGCGTGACCATCGAAGGGATCTCCGAGATGGACGGCGACATGCTGTTCGGTCTCAGGAGTCCGTGCCTTGCCAACCACGCGTTTATCCTACGGGTGCCTGGCAGCGAGCTTTTCAAGGAGACCCCACCCTCCTCAACAACGGAGAAAGTTGAGCTGGGCGACAATGTCGGTGTGCGCGATCTGACCCGGGTAAAGGATGGCCTTCTCATTCTTGCGGGCCGAAGCGACGACCGCCGCGGGGTTCAAGACTTCACCTGTGGTGAGGACCGATCGCCACCCTCACCGCCGCCCTCTCTCTGGTTCTGGAGCGGCAAGAATGGCGACTCTGCCGAACCATTTGGAGCGCTTCCCGGTGTTGATGTCAACGCGAGCGCCGAGACACTGCTTGTGCTCGAGGAAACCCAAACGGCCTACAGGGTGCTGGTGCTGTTCGACGGTGAGAAAAACGGCGCGCCGGTCGAGTTTCTGGTCAGCAAATAG
- the rpsA gene encoding 30S ribosomal protein S1, with protein sequence MTDFNPSTEDFAALLEESFVQHDLYEGAVVKGTVVAIEKDLAVIDVGLKVEGRVPLKEFGAKGRDGEMSVGTEVEVYLERVENALGEAVLSREKARREESWVRLEVAFEANEKVNGQIFNQVKGGFTVDLDGAVAFLPRSQVDIRPVRDVTPLMHTPQPFQILKMDKRRGNIVVSRRVVLEETRAEQRSELVQSLEEGHTVEGVVKNITDYGAFVDLGGIDGLLHVTDIAWRRINHPSEVLTIGQTVKVQIIRVNQDTHRISLGMKQLETDPWDGIEAKYPIEAKFNGRVTNITDYGAFVELEPGIEGLIHVSEMSWTKKNVHPGKIVSTSQEVEVMILEVDPVKRRISLGLKQTLQNPWDAFAEQFPIGTNVEGEVKNKTEFGLFIGLDGDVDGMVHLSDLDWNRPGEQVIEEYKKGDMVKAVVLDVDVEKERISLGIKQLTGDPMESGAAGELRKNSVVTCEVTEVKDSGLDVKIADSDLTAFIRRADLSRDREEQRPERYSVGDKFDARITQFDKKTRRVTVSIKALEIAEEKEAVAQYGSSDSGASLGDILGAALKQQSED encoded by the coding sequence ATGACCGATTTCAATCCCTCTACCGAGGATTTTGCAGCTCTTCTCGAAGAGTCTTTCGTCCAGCATGACCTTTACGAAGGTGCCGTTGTCAAAGGTACCGTCGTTGCAATCGAAAAAGACCTCGCCGTCATCGACGTCGGCCTGAAGGTCGAAGGCCGCGTGCCGCTGAAGGAATTTGGCGCCAAGGGCCGCGACGGTGAAATGAGCGTCGGGACGGAAGTTGAAGTTTACCTGGAGCGTGTCGAAAACGCTCTTGGCGAAGCCGTTCTATCGCGCGAAAAAGCCCGCCGCGAAGAAAGCTGGGTTCGCCTGGAAGTCGCTTTCGAAGCCAACGAGAAAGTCAACGGCCAGATCTTCAACCAGGTCAAGGGCGGGTTCACCGTCGATCTGGACGGCGCTGTTGCCTTCCTGCCGCGTTCGCAGGTCGATATTCGTCCGGTTCGCGACGTGACCCCGCTGATGCACACACCGCAGCCGTTCCAGATCCTGAAAATGGACAAGCGCCGTGGCAACATCGTTGTCTCACGCCGTGTCGTTCTGGAAGAAACCCGCGCCGAACAGCGTTCGGAACTGGTCCAGAGCCTGGAAGAAGGCCACACCGTGGAAGGCGTCGTCAAGAACATCACCGATTATGGTGCGTTCGTCGACCTCGGCGGTATCGACGGTCTGCTGCACGTCACCGACATTGCGTGGCGCCGCATCAACCATCCGTCGGAAGTTCTCACTATCGGCCAGACCGTCAAGGTGCAGATCATCCGCGTCAACCAGGACACGCATCGCATCAGCCTCGGCATGAAGCAGCTTGAAACTGATCCGTGGGACGGTATCGAAGCCAAGTATCCGATCGAAGCGAAGTTCAACGGCCGCGTGACCAACATCACCGACTACGGTGCCTTCGTCGAACTGGAGCCGGGCATCGAAGGCCTGATCCACGTTTCGGAAATGTCCTGGACCAAGAAGAACGTCCATCCGGGCAAGATCGTTTCCACTTCCCAGGAAGTCGAAGTGATGATCCTGGAAGTCGATCCGGTCAAGCGCCGCATCTCGCTCGGTCTGAAGCAGACCTTGCAGAATCCGTGGGACGCGTTCGCAGAGCAGTTCCCGATCGGCACCAATGTCGAAGGCGAAGTCAAGAACAAGACCGAATTCGGCCTGTTCATCGGCCTCGACGGCGACGTGGACGGCATGGTTCACCTCTCCGACCTGGACTGGAACCGTCCGGGCGAGCAGGTGATCGAGGAGTACAAGAAGGGCGACATGGTCAAGGCCGTCGTTCTGGATGTTGACGTCGAGAAAGAGCGTATCTCTCTCGGCATCAAGCAACTCACCGGCGATCCGATGGAATCGGGCGCTGCCGGCGAACTGCGGAAGAACTCCGTCGTGACCTGTGAAGTCACAGAGGTCAAGGACAGCGGCCTGGACGTCAAGATCGCGGACAGCGACCTGACCGCCTTCATCCGCCGCGCGGATCTTTCCCGCGACCGGGAAGAGCAGCGTCCGGAGCGGTACTCCGTCGGCGACAAGTTCGATGCCCGCATCACGCAGTTCGACAAGAAGACCCGCCGCGTGACCGTGTCCATCAAGGCACTGGAAATCGCAGAAGAGAAGGAAGCTGTTGCACAGTACGGTTCTTCCGACTCTGGCGCGTCTCTCGGCGACATCCTCGGCGCTGCCCTCAAGCAGCAGTCCGAAGACTAA
- the cmk gene encoding (d)CMP kinase, producing MIIAIDGPAASGKGTLARRLADHLSIRHLDTGLTYRAVAAALLAKGLPLGDEGVAIEIAQNLDLAHMDKTVLAAHEIGEAASRIAVLGGLREELVNLQRRFAQTPPGAVLDGRDIGTVVCPDATVKLFVTASPEARARRRTDEMISKGNDANYASVLDDLKRRDERDSQRTVAPLKQADDAVLLDTTEMDIETAFQAAVDIVSRAKGA from the coding sequence ATGATCATAGCGATTGACGGTCCTGCAGCTTCGGGAAAGGGAACTCTCGCGCGCAGGCTCGCCGACCACTTAAGCATCCGGCACCTCGACACAGGACTGACTTATCGCGCCGTTGCGGCTGCGTTGCTGGCCAAGGGGCTACCGCTCGGAGACGAAGGTGTTGCCATCGAGATCGCTCAAAATCTCGACCTTGCTCACATGGACAAGACGGTTCTTGCCGCCCACGAAATCGGCGAAGCCGCCTCCCGCATTGCTGTGCTGGGTGGTCTGCGCGAAGAGCTCGTCAATCTGCAGCGCCGTTTTGCGCAAACGCCTCCGGGCGCTGTTTTGGACGGACGCGACATCGGCACGGTTGTCTGTCCTGACGCGACGGTCAAGCTGTTCGTCACGGCCTCTCCTGAGGCACGCGCACGCAGACGGACCGACGAGATGATCTCCAAGGGAAACGATGCAAATTACGCATCGGTTCTCGACGATCTGAAGCGCCGAGACGAACGGGACAGCCAAAGAACTGTCGCTCCATTGAAACAAGCTGATGATGCGGTCTTGCTTGATACGACAGAAATGGATATAGAGACGGCGTTCCAGGCGGCCGTGGATATCGTTTCCCGCGCAAAGGGTGCCTAG
- the aroA gene encoding 3-phosphoshikimate 1-carboxyvinyltransferase yields MSHDTAPTPLTASTGKPLTGTIRVPGDKSISHRSLMFGALAVGRTTVKGLLESEDVLATADAMRAVGATIAKQQDGQYTVDGIGLGSLLEPEHVIDFGNAGTGVRLTMGIFGSHNIAATFVGDASLSKRPMGRVLNPLREMGTNVIARDGDRLPASIRGAETALPIIYRVPMPSAQVKSAVLLAGLNAPGETTVIEPIPTRDHTEKMLKGFGAEISVSLNEAGERVIRLKGQPDLKPQDIDVPGDPSSAGFPLVAALIVPGSDITIENVLLNEHRTGLITTLIEMGGDIEIVNRRETGGEEVGDLRVKASRLKGITVPASRAPSMIDEYPVLAIAAAFAEGDTYMPGLDELRVKESDRLAAVARGLEANGIPCVETEDTLTVTGEANAIGGGTVTTHLDHRIAMAFLVLGMAAHKPVTVDDGAVIATSFPTFTALFEDLGATLSMQPGEAA; encoded by the coding sequence ATGTCACATGATACCGCGCCGACCCCACTCACCGCGAGCACCGGCAAACCGCTGACCGGCACGATCCGTGTGCCGGGCGACAAATCCATTTCCCACAGATCCCTGATGTTCGGCGCACTGGCCGTTGGCCGCACGACCGTCAAAGGTCTTCTGGAGTCTGAAGACGTTCTGGCGACTGCCGATGCGATGCGTGCAGTGGGTGCGACGATCGCAAAGCAACAGGATGGTCAATATACTGTCGACGGCATTGGCCTCGGAAGCCTTCTGGAACCGGAACACGTGATTGACTTCGGCAATGCCGGCACAGGCGTACGTCTGACCATGGGTATATTTGGCAGTCACAATATCGCGGCCACCTTCGTGGGCGATGCGTCCCTTTCAAAACGGCCTATGGGCAGGGTTCTCAATCCTTTGCGCGAGATGGGGACCAACGTGATTGCGCGTGACGGTGACCGCCTGCCGGCCTCCATTCGCGGTGCAGAAACGGCCTTGCCGATCATTTACCGGGTCCCGATGCCGTCCGCGCAGGTCAAATCAGCAGTGCTGCTGGCCGGGTTGAATGCACCGGGCGAGACCACCGTGATCGAGCCTATCCCGACACGCGACCACACAGAGAAGATGCTAAAGGGGTTCGGTGCCGAGATTTCCGTTTCCCTGAACGAGGCGGGGGAGCGCGTCATCAGGCTCAAGGGTCAGCCGGACCTGAAACCGCAGGATATCGATGTGCCGGGCGATCCCTCTTCAGCAGGCTTTCCGCTTGTCGCGGCACTGATCGTTCCAGGCTCGGACATCACAATCGAAAACGTTCTTCTGAATGAACATCGCACCGGACTGATCACGACCCTCATCGAGATGGGTGGTGATATCGAAATCGTAAACCGGCGCGAGACAGGCGGAGAAGAGGTCGGCGATCTCAGGGTCAAGGCCAGCCGGCTGAAGGGCATCACGGTGCCGGCGAGCCGAGCGCCCTCGATGATCGACGAATACCCGGTTTTGGCCATCGCCGCGGCCTTTGCCGAGGGCGACACTTACATGCCGGGTCTCGACGAGTTGCGCGTAAAGGAATCCGACCGGCTTGCGGCGGTTGCGCGCGGGCTTGAGGCAAACGGCATTCCTTGTGTCGAAACCGAAGACACGCTTACGGTCACCGGCGAGGCAAACGCGATTGGCGGTGGCACGGTAACAACCCATCTCGATCACCGCATTGCGATGGCCTTTCTGGTTCTGGGCATGGCGGCGCACAAACCGGTCACCGTGGATGACGGCGCGGTCATAGCGACCAGTTTCCCGACCTTCACGGCACTCTTTGAAGATCTCGGGGCGACCTTGTCCATGCAGCCGGGCGAGGCGGCATGA
- a CDS encoding TIGR02300 family protein: MAKPELGTKRLCPSCGAKYYDLHRDPITCPKCGTIFETVMTTRAAKAAKVEEKPEDDEEEEDAAAPEIVTLEEADAEAEGSDDVPDLEGDDDVEIDSDESDDDDVFLEDEDEDEDSVPGIRVEIEDDQDQ, encoded by the coding sequence GTGGCAAAACCTGAACTTGGCACAAAGCGGCTCTGCCCGAGCTGCGGCGCTAAATACTATGATCTTCATCGCGATCCGATTACCTGCCCGAAATGCGGCACCATTTTCGAAACGGTGATGACCACGCGCGCTGCCAAGGCGGCCAAGGTAGAAGAAAAGCCGGAAGACGACGAAGAAGAAGAGGACGCGGCAGCTCCGGAAATCGTGACGCTCGAAGAAGCCGACGCCGAAGCGGAAGGCTCCGATGACGTGCCGGATCTTGAAGGCGACGACGACGTGGAAATCGACAGTGATGAAAGCGACGACGACGACGTCTTCCTCGAAGACGAGGACGAAGACGAAGACTCGGTCCCCGGCATCAGGGTCGAGATCGAGGACGATCAGGACCAGTAA
- a CDS encoding amidase, giving the protein MNAADFAFQDADALCRMSARDLAKGYRDRTISPVEVTTACLARADSLDPVFNAFTFIDHEGALEAAHASEARWAEGEPLSEVDGVPATIKDIVWVKDWVVRFGSALTSPTPFQEDAPSVRLMRAAGIVFLGQTTTPEFGWKAITDSKAFGVTRHPHNTDLTPGGSSGGAAVAAALGAGVFHLGTDGGGSIRIPSAFCGLTGLKPTFSRVPAYPASAFGTVAHIGPMCRNAEDAFEMLKAMSGRDRRDWYQGEGRLDALDNEAVEFKGLRIGYWTKPPAGRLDPEVAQIVDGQVKSLEALGAIVEPFDLPGSDLLETFHVHWFSGAAARLASFSSAEWDQVDPGLLEIAETGRSFSAQTLVAAQVERAEFGAKMDAALETYDFIVSPAVTVPAFGAGLEVPAGSGLGRWTEWASFSFPINLTQQPAGVVECGKTQAGLPVALQVIGARGKDARVLSFLGIVEEMRG; this is encoded by the coding sequence ATGAACGCCGCCGATTTTGCATTTCAGGATGCAGACGCACTCTGCCGGATGAGTGCCCGCGATCTGGCAAAGGGCTATCGCGATAGAACGATTTCTCCGGTCGAAGTTACCACAGCCTGTCTCGCCAGAGCGGACAGTCTCGACCCCGTTTTCAATGCCTTTACGTTCATCGACCACGAGGGAGCGCTTGAGGCGGCGCACGCCTCCGAGGCGCGTTGGGCCGAAGGGGAACCGCTGTCGGAGGTTGACGGCGTTCCGGCAACCATCAAGGACATTGTCTGGGTGAAGGACTGGGTGGTCCGTTTCGGCAGCGCGCTGACGAGCCCCACCCCTTTTCAGGAAGACGCACCAAGTGTACGCCTGATGCGCGCCGCCGGTATCGTTTTTCTCGGCCAGACAACAACACCGGAGTTCGGCTGGAAGGCCATCACGGACAGCAAGGCCTTCGGCGTCACCCGTCACCCGCACAACACTGACCTGACCCCCGGCGGTTCATCGGGCGGTGCCGCCGTGGCGGCAGCCCTGGGTGCCGGTGTCTTTCACCTCGGAACGGACGGTGGGGGATCGATCAGAATTCCATCGGCCTTTTGCGGCCTGACCGGACTAAAACCGACGTTCTCGCGCGTGCCTGCCTATCCTGCGAGCGCCTTTGGAACGGTCGCGCATATCGGCCCCATGTGCCGCAATGCCGAAGACGCCTTCGAGATGCTCAAGGCAATGTCCGGGCGGGATCGCCGCGACTGGTATCAGGGTGAAGGACGTCTTGACGCGCTGGACAATGAGGCTGTCGAATTCAAGGGATTGCGCATCGGCTACTGGACCAAACCGCCCGCAGGCCGTCTTGATCCGGAAGTCGCGCAAATCGTCGACGGGCAGGTGAAATCGCTGGAAGCTCTCGGGGCCATCGTCGAACCGTTCGACCTGCCCGGATCCGATCTTCTTGAAACTTTTCACGTGCACTGGTTTTCCGGCGCGGCGGCGCGCCTGGCATCATTCAGCTCCGCCGAATGGGACCAGGTCGACCCTGGCCTTTTGGAGATAGCGGAAACAGGCCGGTCTTTTTCGGCCCAGACCCTTGTCGCCGCACAGGTTGAGCGGGCCGAGTTTGGCGCAAAAATGGATGCTGCCCTTGAGACGTATGATTTCATCGTGTCGCCCGCCGTCACCGTTCCGGCTTTCGGCGCCGGCCTGGAAGTCCCGGCAGGCTCAGGCCTTGGCCGATGGACCGAATGGGCAAGTTTCAGTTTCCCGATCAACCTGACCCAGCAGCCGGCCGGCGTTGTTGAATGCGGCAAGACACAGGCAGGACTACCCGTCGCACTTCAGGTGATCGGTGCGCGCGGCAAAGATGCGAGGGTTCTGTCGTTTTTGGGTATTGTTGAAGAGATGCGCGGATAA